In Rhineura floridana isolate rRhiFlo1 chromosome 1, rRhiFlo1.hap2, whole genome shotgun sequence, the following proteins share a genomic window:
- the LOC133375560 gene encoding transmembrane protein 177-like: protein MRNAHKAVFEIMTAICIGKLKKNKAKGKPMELSEELQILFHDTLSDVRVKSANNFQAFVAFSFHPVSAGLPWLPAGCVVGIPANFIGATNDDHRISNHIVMVEGKKVDWESTEGLALQEALTLSLEVQKFAIARELTYLQSNSSFVCAIVAPICLAGTYISGIAIKQLLGLYSGPVLLRGLYNIAVVVIGFVGYCLSYDAVSQAVDYRTDRNTASVSTSFARGGVEFYNKILSQNKTLCTLMGKRGEQIYAPSGNLFPRCSFRLKHAPYTSRRDLIINILSMPQAKG from the exons ATGAGGAATGCTCACAAAGCAGTATTTGAAATTATGACAGCTATATGCATAGGAAAACTGAAAAAA AATAAGGCCAAGGGGAAACCAATGGAGCTTTCAGAAGAATTACAGATCCTGTTCCATGACACCCTCAGTGATGTCAGAGTGAAGTCGGCAAACAATTTTCAAGCCTTTGTGGCCTTCAGCTTCCATCCAGTGAGCGCTGGACTTCCATGGTTACCTGCAGGCTGTGTTGTGGGCATCCCTGCCAATTTCATTGGTGCAACCAACGATGATCATAGGATTAGCAATCACATTGTCATGGTTGAAGGCAAAAAAGTGGACTGGGAAAGCACAGAAGGCCTGGCTTTGCAGGAAGCCCTGACACTTTCTCTAGAGGTTCAAAAGTTTGCCATTGCAAGAGAGCTCACGTACTTGCAAAGCAATAGCTCCTTTGTATGTGCCATTGTTGCCCCCATTTGTCTAGCTGGGACTTACATCTCAGGGATAGCCATAAAGCAGCTCTTGGGCTTGTATTCTGGTCCAGTGCTCTTACGAGGTCTTTACAACATAGCTGTTGTGGTGATTGGATTTGTGGGCTATTGCCTCTCGTATGATGCTGTGAGTCAGGCAGTTGATTATAGGACAGACAGAAATACAGCTTCCGTTTCCACCAGCTTTGCCAGAGGTGGGGTGGAGTTCTATAATAAAATCCTGTCCCAGAACAAGACTCTTTGTACACTCATGGGCAAACGAGGAGAGCAGATATATGCCCCAAGTGGTAATCTTTTCCCAAGATGCTCATTCAGATTAAAACATGCGCCATACACTTCCAGAAGAGACTTGATTATCAATATTTTAAGCATGCCCCAGGCAAAGGGGTGA